From Aegilops tauschii subsp. strangulata cultivar AL8/78 chromosome 5, Aet v6.0, whole genome shotgun sequence:
GTTGCGGATGAATATACATCGACTTCACACTTCCACGGGGTCCGAAGTTGTAGAACATGCATTCCATTCTGTCCCGGTTAAACAATGTAAAATAACGGCTCCCCTCATCTTAAACTACTGCACCCTACCTTTCAGTTAGCCAAGGCGTACTTCGTTGGCATTACTTCATGCTTATACCAGCCATCCATATATCTTAGACACATGATATGgttgcatcgcatttgcatataGCACCCTGCGCTGATCATCGATGTTTTTTTCCCTCGCGACGTTCATTGGAGCAGTATCTGTCTACTTATTACTGGTTTGGATGCTGGTTTTGCTTAGGACATAAGATATCTGTGATATTTGCCTCACCATCAACAAGTGCACTGGTGATTTTGGCAACCTGAAGATGGTCGTGCAAAGTTTTTCCTAAACTTTACATGTGAGAACGCGAGGTGCTGTGTGCAAAGTTTCAATAGGAGACGAGAGCCATGATGTGAATGAGCGCCATGTCTAGTGGTCTAGAAGGATGCATGGTCCATTGTTTATAGAGCTCGGCTCTCACCAGACCGCCGAAGCTTTCTAAATCCCGGGCACTTACCGCGTGAGAAGGAGCCGAAGGAACCGCTGCATGATCGGCACCATAAAGTGCGGCGCGGTCCAGCCCACGCCAACACCCGTCTTCTCTAGGGGTGGTGCGACATGGCTGCTAAGATGGTGATCAGCCTGGGGGGCTCGCGGCGGCGGAAGCGCGGCGAGGTGCTGTTCCGGTTCGACTCCTTCTGCCAGCCCGGCTACCCGGCGCAGCTCGCCGGCGCGTTCCGGGACAACGTCAGGACCCTCCTCGGGCTCGCGCACCTGGAGGCCGGCGTCCAGGGGGAGACAAGGTGCTGGTCGTTCCAGCTCGAGCTGCACCGCCACCCGCCCACCGTCGTCAGGCTCTTCGTCgtcgaggaggaggtcgccgCCTCGCCGCACCGCCAGTGCCACCTCTGCCGTGTCATCGGTACATATAGGCTTTACATAACCATTGCACGCACGAACGCGCGTGATCAGTCTGTCACGGGGAGATGATCGGTCGCGTATGTGTGTCGTGCCGTGTTGCAGGTTGGGGTCGGCACCTGATATGCAGCAAGAGGTTTCACTTCGTGCTGCCCAAGAGGGAATCCTCCGTGGAGACCGATGGGCTGTGCTACGGGATCGGCCACGGTGGCGGCGCCGCCGAGAAGGCGTCCAAAGGGACGGCGACCTCCAGGGGCCACCTGCTGCACGGCGTCGTGCACCTCAACGGCTACGGCCACCTCGTCGCCCTCCACGGCTTCGAGGGCGGCTCCGACTTCGTCTCCGGCCACCAGATCATGGACCTCTGGGACCGCATATGCTCAGCGTTACACGTAAGGTACGTACGTATGTCTGTGACGTTGCAACGTACGTACGTGGTATATATCGATCGCAAACGTATGTGTATATGCTCTGCATGAGCGAGCGATGAGTTCTCACGTGCACTCACTCAACCAAACCTATGCTGTGTGTTGCAAGGACGGTGAGCCTTGTGGACACGGCGAGGAAAGGGCACATGGTGCTCAGGCTGCTGCACGGCGTCGCGTACGGCGACACATGGTTCGGGCGGTGGGGCTTCAGGTACGGCCGCCCGAGCTACGGCGTCGCGCTGCAGTCGTACCAGCAGTCCCTCCACGCGCTCCAGTCCATACCGCTCTGCGTGCTCGAGCCGCACCTCTCCTGCTTCAGCCAGGAGCTCCCCATGGTGGTCACCAAGTACCAGGCCATCAGCGGGCACAAGCTGCTCAACCTCGGCGACCTCCTCCGCTTCATGCTCGAGCTCCGGACCCGCCTGCCGGCCACCTCCGTCACGGCGATGGACTACCGCGGCATCATGTCCGACGCGTCGTGCCGGTGGTCGGCCAAGCGCGTGGACATGGCGGCCCGCGCCGTCGTGGACGCGCTCCGACGGTCCGAGGCGCCGGCCGCGCGGTGGGTCACGCGGCAAGAGGTGCGGGACGCGGCGCGCACGTACATCGGCGACACGGGCCTCCTCGACTTCGTGCTCAAGTCCCTCGGCAACCACATCGTTGGCAACTACGTGGTGCGGCGCGCCATGAACCCGGTGACCAAGGTGCTCGAGTACTGCCTGGAGGACGTGTCCAGCGTGCTCCCGGCGGCGGTCGGAGCCGGCGCCGGCGTGCCGCCGGGCCACGGCAAGATGAGGGTGCGGTTCCATCTCACCAGGGCACAGCTCATGAGAGACCTTGTGCACCTGTACAGGCACGTGCTCAAGGAGCCGAGCCAGGCGCTCACCACCGGCGCGTTCGGCGCGATCCCAGTGGCGGTAAGAATGATCTTGGACATCAAACACTTCGTCAAGGACTACCACGAAGGGATGACCGCTACCAACAGTGGCGTAGTCGGGCATGTCTACATCAGCCTTTGCTGCACCTTGATCGTGAGGAACGGGAGCCCGGAGCTGGTTCCGCCGTACGAGACGGTGACCGTGCCGGCGCATGCCACCGTGGGCGAGCTCAAGTGGGAGGTGCAGAGGCTGTTCAGGGATATGTACCTCGGCCTGAGGACCTTCACGGCCGAGTGCGTCGTGGGGATCGGCGCCGGCCTGGAGGCCAGCCCGGCGCTCGGGCTGATCGGCGTGGGGAGCACCGTCGTAGTCGAAGGGGTGGTCGGCGAGCAGCAGGAACCGTTCGAGGAGGGCGACGAGAGGAAGAAAGCGGCGGCCGTGTGCGAGGGGAGCGGCGACGTCGGAGAGAGGGTCGTAGACTGCGTGTGTGGagcggacgacgacgacggcgagcGCATGGCGTGCTGCGACATCTGCGAGGCATGGCAGCACACGCGGTGTGCCGGGGTCGCGGACACGGAGGACGTCCCGCACGTCTTCCTCTGCAGCCGGTGCGACAACGACGTGGCTTCGTTCCCGGCCTTGAACTGCTAGAAGCTGCTCCAGGCATGCTCGGTACGGCATACCACAATCGCTGCTAGTCTATCTACATGTAGTATAACCGAGGACTTCAACTGTTTATATTGTCTTTTTTATTACAGTTTGACTAATTCACATGTAGATGTTTTTTaaggatgtcacatctaagctcccacaaatatataatgcagcaacaagaaacaaaaaaaattaggacaaaaaatagaccacaaataGAGTGGACAtgagcttagatgtgacataactatgtcacatctagtcctagacagaccctttttattattatttccGAAAAGGAGGATTGCCCCGGCCTTTGCATCACAATGATGCATGCAACAATATTATTAACTGAAGTCTCCAGTAAGTATGCAGTACGTTACAAAAACTCGAAAAAGTtgtaaaaaaaaaaaaacaaagccACAACCGGCAAAAAAAGACAAGGTGCCTATACAGCTATCCTATTGTTGGACTGCCATCCAAACATGTTGTAGGTATTCTGTGGGGAATGTATCGGGTGCTCCAACCCTTGGAGTGCTCCCGAGTGCTTCACACATTttaaaatgttcataaattttttgaaaaaaaatctagCACATTCACACAACATCAATTCATGTTGTCACAAAATTTTAAATCAAAATTCAAAATATTACTcgagatacaaaaatgacaaatttcACATCAATGTGATAGTGGGCCAAATCTCAAGCCCAACTTATGTTATGTACTATTTATTGTCGAATTCTTCATATATGTTTTTCTCGAGCTATTTTTCAAATTCTTATTCTAAATTTTGTGACAATATACATTGATGTTGTGTGAATGTGCTAAAAAAATTCTAGATTTTTTTGAACATTTAAAAATGTTATGCCGAGTTTGGAGCACTGGGAGCACCCTAGGGGTGGGAGCACCAGATATTCTCCCGTATCCCGTGCTACCGTCTCCCAACGGTGCACTCATGAGCCATATGCTCCTTGGCTTCCACACGACTGGGTAACGACCACGTACGGATCCAGGAAGTTGCTCTGTAGATGACCTGCAAAAAAATTGTAATGTTCTATCTGTTAAAAATGATGTCATTTCGACAGTTCCATGTGGCCCAAATCAATGAACACACTCTGACTCGAATATACACCGCTAGTTTAGGCTCCACCCCATTTAACCGAGTCCCAAATTAAGGTACCAATGCTACTAGGTGGACTAACATTAAAGACCACGTGTACTGTGCGCCATAGTCTGGCTAGCAATCGATAAAGAGATGTTGAATCGACTCATCAtgatcacaaaaacaacaccTTTTTTGCTGCCCTCCTAACAATGTTTTGCTAGGTTATCTTTAGTCAAGACTACTTTCTTATGGACAGACCACATGTTTTTAGAGGCATCTCAGTTTCCCTAATGAGGAGCGAGTTTGGGATTGGGCCAGTGTTTATCATATCAATATACATTGACTTTACTGAGAATGCCCCTGACACCAAAAGTCTCCAATGTTGTGTATCTGGCTTGTCCGACAATTTAATCTCCCTCAACCTACGCACGAGATGTAGCCATCTATCTCATCGCTCACCTAGCTACTAGTGATCTTCTGAACTAAATGTTCGAGGGAACCGATCCTAGAATTGTACTGGCAAAAGCCTCTTTCCACTGTACAATGTTGTAAAGAGTAGGATATTGAATGGCCAGTGGCGTGTCCCCTAGCCATGTATCCTTCCAAAACCTAACGATATTGCCGTTCCCAACAATGAATTGGGTCATATTGAAAATAGCTATCTTTGTACGCATCAACCTTTTAGAGCAACTTCGAGTCGGAGTGAGATTTTTTTTTTCTGTACTAAGCAGAAATATGTGCATGCGGAACCCATGTTTGAAGGGAGATGTCAGATATTTTCATCAAGTTAAAAAACTTATAAAATAATCCAAATTCAGGGCAAGTTTTGTTGTTAACCTAAACAGGAATGTTTCGGTGTTAACCGTGTAATTTCAAATACTCTATTGATCATCTTCTACAAATTGCCAGAGTGCCAGTCACATGAGGTTGACTTGATATATGTTATCGGTCAAAATTGAGATGGTTGGCAGCGGGGTAGCCAAGCTGCCAAGGCAAGGCACGCTTGTGCAAGTGGCCTTTGTCCCCAACATGCGTATGTGGACTCCACGTGAATGTGCCGGGTGTACATGTATTTGGCTCGCACTTAAAAACTTGTTGTCCTTTTTATTTTGGCATATTAAGTGAGAGAGTGTATCAATGGCCTAGATCCTAAGAACAGACGTCCCTAGGACCAGAATAATTTTCCCAACCAGATTAGGCAAGCCTGGCAAGGTATGGGTGGTTTCTCTATCCCCGTTTACATGGCATAGCTTGATGTCCTTCAAGTGCACAATGTTAGTTGTAGTTGCTTTTTGAAGTAATAATATGGATATCACAAAGAGTTGAGGAAATTGTTGGTTGCCCTTTGTAGAGGTTCGTTGTAATGTGCTTGCAAGTTATTTCTTGATTCCAAGCAAAGGCATAATGGTGATGGAATTAACAGAGATCGATTAAAAGTAAAGGACTCGATTGCATAGCAATGAAAGTAAAGAATGTGAGAGAACTCAGGAAACTATTGCAATATGTGTATGATGATACTGAATGGAAAATGTTCTATCATTGCAATATGTATATTTGTGAGAGCAAAATCAATAATAAGATATGTAGTAATGTCTTAGTTCCATATCATGTAGAACCACCATCACCCCCATAGTTGTCTCCTGAGTACGGTGGTGATTTCCCCGTGGATGTGGCAAAAGCATAGGGGCCTCTTGTACCCAAAGTCTGCTAAGGAGATAGATAACTTATGTCACCACGGTGCCTTCAACCCCTCATTTCAATGACACTAACACCCTTCATGCACAACCACCAAGAACTAGGGAACTACTCAGACATTAAGGCACAAGACACAAAGCGATAGTCATATGGATCGAAGATGAATGACTAAAGCAATCCTCGTATAGATTCACAAAAAGTCCGGAATCACAATGAAAGAGTTTAGCGATTACAATGAGATGGATGTGAGAGTCGACGATGATGGCGTGAATGATGATGGACATGGTGGTTCTCGCTACCCTAGTCTCCGTGCTCAATTTATTGAGTGTAGGACAACCATACTGTGAAGATGGGCACAAGCAAAGGTACTTCAGCATGACACTTCATGAAATATCTGAAACCCAAAGTCCTCAAAAAATCACTCTAGCCACCTCGATTGTAAGTATTACTAAGTCCCGATACCTCCAAAACTTTTTTCGGTACTACACAACACTTAGGGTTAGTATCTTCATAGAACTCACACCCAATTTTTCACAGTGTCAGAATTGACGCACCTTTTTGTCCAATGCTACTGAGCCTATACATTTGATACATCTTTAACTTAACTCTCGCACTTCCCCCGCGTCGTCCCCACTAAGGCAACTCGGGTGGcacccaaaccctagccgccggggGCGAGATCTCCCTCTTTCCCTCCCCCCGCCGCCGGAGGACGCCGCCGGGCTAAGCTCGAAAGCCGATGGCGGTGGCGGGGACTCCCTCTCTCCCGCGTCTTAGGGGTGGTGCGGAGCCCCTAAACGCGTGGTGGCACGGCCGATCCAATCTATGCGGcgcggcggcgtggtggccggCCCTGCCTCGGGCGACAGCTTTGTAGGTGTGAGTGGTGGCTTCGGATGCCTTAATGTATGTTCTTATTAGACATTTGTTAAATAATAAATAAAGATGGCCGTATACATCAATTGATACAGAGGCCGGGGGTTTTAACCTCCTTTTTTAAAAAAAGAACTCTCACACTTCCGAGCAGAACATTTCTTTCTACCCTTCTCTGTTTCCTTCTCTACGGAGTCACAATATAGGTTTCGGTACCACCATATTTTTTCTCAAGCTGTGAGTTAGGCCTTTTCTGCACAATCCTTTAAGAGATACTATGTCTACTACAGTAATTCCGAGTAATTGAAATTGCTCGCTACTTCTTAGCCAGTTTAAATTCGCATGAAGGAGCCACCTTTTTCTGTATGAAACCACCACTTTAGTTCACCCTGTACATCCGATTACTGTATTTTTCGTTTGGTTCCAGAACATGCTCTAGCtgttcaaaattttgaatgtGTTTGGAACCTCTGCTACTTTTTCTTCCAGAGCTTTCGGGCTAGTTATTTTCGAGAGTTTCCATAGCTGTCGGCCTCACATACCCCTTCATAGCTGCAGCCTGCAAGCAATAAAGCCAATCATCTAATCACCCATAACCATTCCAAGTCATTCCGTTCATCCATCCAATGATTCATAACCATTCCAAGTCACTTCATTCATCCAATCATCGGTAATTGTGTTAATAAATTATAACGAAATTATTAGTAATAATAAGATAAGAAAAAATATGCTATAAAATTATTCTCACATATAATTTGTATGcacttttcaaaaaatgttcacatattCAAAAAAGATTTTCATGTAAATTTAAAAGCATTGATGTACTTTTTAA
This genomic window contains:
- the LOC109757594 gene encoding PHD finger protein PERSISTENT TAPETAL CELL 1, coding for MAAKMVISLGGSRRRKRGEVLFRFDSFCQPGYPAQLAGAFRDNVRTLLGLAHLEAGVQGETRCWSFQLELHRHPPTVVRLFVVEEEVAASPHRQCHLCRVIGWGRHLICSKRFHFVLPKRESSVETDGLCYGIGHGGGAAEKASKGTATSRGHLLHGVVHLNGYGHLVALHGFEGGSDFVSGHQIMDLWDRICSALHVRTVSLVDTARKGHMVLRLLHGVAYGDTWFGRWGFRYGRPSYGVALQSYQQSLHALQSIPLCVLEPHLSCFSQELPMVVTKYQAISGHKLLNLGDLLRFMLELRTRLPATSVTAMDYRGIMSDASCRWSAKRVDMAARAVVDALRRSEAPAARWVTRQEVRDAARTYIGDTGLLDFVLKSLGNHIVGNYVVRRAMNPVTKVLEYCLEDVSSVLPAAVGAGAGVPPGHGKMRVRFHLTRAQLMRDLVHLYRHVLKEPSQALTTGAFGAIPVAVRMILDIKHFVKDYHEGMTATNSGVVGHVYISLCCTLIVRNGSPELVPPYETVTVPAHATVGELKWEVQRLFRDMYLGLRTFTAECVVGIGAGLEASPALGLIGVGSTVVVEGVVGEQQEPFEEGDERKKAAAVCEGSGDVGERVVDCVCGADDDDGERMACCDICEAWQHTRCAGVADTEDVPHVFLCSRCDNDVASFPALNC